In Synergistaceae bacterium, one DNA window encodes the following:
- a CDS encoding TRAP transporter permease produces MPNNVPVSGGLENLGDLENMKEEISQAKAEEVLEQIDKESSFRKYAGVWAKVVAVVATLMSLYHLATSSGLWMVPSMQHQSVHLTFLMILTFLLYPAFGKKKGSGPSYFDLIWLVVAASASIYIFLFFDEFSIRGTSIPRDIIMGEILIICVLEATRRSVGKELMILAMVFLAYGLWGEYLPGLLGHTGFSLRRIVYQTYLTSEGIFGVALSVSATYIFLFILFGSFLAETGMGSFIKDFAMCIAGRTIGGEAKVAIVTCGLMGMINGSAVGNVAATGTFTIPLMRGAGFKPVFSAALVAAAGTGGMIMPPVMGAASFIMAEYLGLHYARIMLAAAIPAVLYYFSQYVYVHIEAKRLGMQKVPSDKIIPMFSVLKTQGHMIIPIVSIIYLLLIGRTPLYAAFYGIVSTVVVTFAASVLQRRFVATLKAYLRALEQGARQSVSVGVACAVVGIINSVTGLTSLGFTLGNAIVSLAAGSIVLTAFLTMILSIILGMGLPTTACYIITATIGAPALLKLGVHPLAAHMFVYYFACLSNLTPPVAIASYGAAGLSGQNPSEVGWAGFRIALAGFVIPYTFIYAPALLFVSDSYLEIITATVSATIGVIAAAAAVQGYIFKPINAFLRILLFGGACLLIFPGIATDLAGLAIFAAMIIYQKAQMSSKAAMS; encoded by the coding sequence ATGCCAAATAACGTACCCGTTTCGGGAGGTTTGGAAAATCTGGGAGATTTGGAAAATATGAAAGAAGAAATATCTCAGGCCAAGGCGGAGGAAGTGCTCGAACAGATCGACAAAGAATCGAGCTTTCGTAAATACGCCGGCGTCTGGGCAAAGGTTGTGGCGGTTGTCGCGACGCTCATGTCCCTGTACCATCTCGCGACTTCATCCGGCCTATGGATGGTGCCGTCGATGCAACATCAAAGCGTACATTTGACATTCCTCATGATTTTGACATTTCTGCTCTACCCAGCATTTGGAAAGAAAAAAGGATCGGGGCCGTCGTACTTCGACTTGATTTGGCTCGTTGTCGCCGCCTCCGCCAGCATCTACATATTCCTGTTCTTCGATGAGTTCAGCATAAGAGGGACATCGATTCCACGGGATATCATCATGGGGGAAATTCTCATCATTTGCGTTCTGGAGGCGACAAGGCGTTCCGTTGGAAAAGAGCTGATGATTCTCGCCATGGTTTTCCTGGCCTACGGCCTGTGGGGCGAGTATCTTCCCGGATTGCTGGGACACACGGGTTTCTCTCTTCGAAGAATCGTCTATCAGACCTATCTCACATCCGAGGGTATTTTCGGGGTGGCCCTCAGCGTGTCGGCAACCTACATTTTCCTGTTCATCCTTTTCGGCTCGTTTCTCGCTGAGACGGGTATGGGTTCCTTCATCAAAGACTTCGCCATGTGCATAGCGGGGCGTACCATCGGGGGTGAAGCCAAGGTAGCTATTGTGACCTGTGGCTTGATGGGGATGATCAATGGCAGCGCCGTCGGCAACGTGGCGGCCACGGGAACCTTTACCATACCCTTGATGCGCGGCGCCGGTTTCAAACCGGTATTTTCCGCCGCTCTAGTCGCGGCGGCGGGGACGGGAGGAATGATCATGCCTCCTGTCATGGGGGCGGCCTCTTTCATTATGGCCGAGTATCTGGGACTGCATTACGCCCGAATCATGCTCGCGGCGGCGATTCCAGCCGTTCTTTATTATTTTTCCCAGTATGTTTACGTCCATATCGAGGCGAAACGCCTCGGGATGCAAAAAGTACCCAGCGACAAAATTATCCCCATGTTCAGTGTGTTGAAGACACAAGGGCACATGATTATCCCGATCGTCTCTATCATCTATCTTTTGCTCATAGGACGCACTCCCCTTTACGCGGCATTCTACGGAATTGTGAGTACCGTCGTCGTCACGTTCGCGGCGTCAGTCTTACAGAGGCGTTTCGTGGCGACGCTGAAAGCGTATCTGCGAGCGCTGGAACAGGGAGCGCGACAGAGCGTGAGCGTAGGAGTCGCCTGCGCGGTGGTCGGAATCATCAACTCGGTGACGGGTTTGACGAGTCTCGGCTTCACTCTGGGCAACGCCATCGTTTCATTGGCGGCGGGCAGCATTGTCCTCACGGCTTTTCTCACAATGATCTTGTCGATTATTCTGGGCATGGGCTTGCCGACGACGGCCTGCTACATCATTACGGCCACAATAGGAGCGCCCGCGCTTCTGAAATTGGGAGTTCATCCTCTGGCGGCCCACATGTTCGTTTACTATTTCGCGTGCCTGTCAAACCTGACACCTCCCGTCGCCATCGCTTCCTACGGGGCGGCCGGGCTTTCCGGCCAAAATCCCTCGGAGGTCGGTTGGGCCGGGTTCCGTATCGCGCTCGCCGGTTTCGTTATCCCATACACCTTTATCTACGCCCCGGCTTTGCTTTTCGTGAGCGACTCTTATCTAGAGATCATAACGGCGACTGTATCGGCCACCATTGGAGTCATTGCGGCGGCCGCTGCTGTTCAGGGATATATCTTCAAGCCGATTAACGCGTTTTTGCGTATTCTGCTTTTTGGAGGCGCCTGTCTTTTGATCTTCCCAGGGATCGCAACAGATCTTGCGGGGTTAGCCATCTTTGCCGCTATGATCATCTACCAAAAAGCGCAAATGTCCTCGAAGGCCGCGATGAGTTGA
- a CDS encoding histidine kinase, producing MPDKIGDIGERISRCLQESLNELYLMRQEESGRLEDVKERARALVLELRDLAAALDKAIEDYEQSREELLQSSIRGELLDEKASYERASAYMKIRGSLEERHRLLSAKKSELTQEEYRLKRLVNRSENMGNRLRMVLNLVSMPEDFSASDDAVRNTETMQTAFHLAEREAITFARELHDGPTQTFAAVGLILETGKEYLLRADYEKTKEEIERALEQTRNGLDEIRAFLFNLNPTGIQEGFGFPLKRLASQLIQMWKCTLIFTLNGNLDEVPASARIASFKTLHQAVMNAARHGATEIKVGIAYSRKTLKVRVTDNGEGFDVAREKAAAKERGSYGLVNMEDRVKMLGGKISITSVLKKGSSVSFSIPILMA from the coding sequence ATGCCAGACAAAATCGGAGATATTGGAGAGCGTATCAGTCGTTGCTTGCAAGAGAGCCTGAACGAGCTTTACCTCATGAGGCAAGAAGAATCTGGACGGCTCGAGGATGTGAAAGAACGCGCGCGCGCTCTTGTCTTGGAGTTGAGGGATTTGGCGGCGGCCCTGGACAAAGCAATCGAAGACTACGAGCAATCACGTGAGGAACTGTTGCAAAGCTCGATACGCGGCGAGCTGTTGGACGAAAAAGCGTCTTATGAGCGCGCGTCGGCTTATATGAAAATTCGCGGCTCTTTGGAAGAACGACACCGGCTTCTGAGCGCAAAAAAAAGCGAGCTGACACAAGAAGAGTATCGCCTGAAGCGCTTGGTGAATAGAAGCGAAAACATGGGCAACCGCCTACGTATGGTGCTTAACCTCGTGTCTATGCCAGAGGATTTTTCCGCGAGCGACGACGCTGTTCGCAACACCGAGACGATGCAGACGGCCTTTCACTTGGCGGAACGCGAAGCAATCACTTTCGCGAGAGAACTGCATGATGGTCCCACCCAAACCTTTGCCGCCGTGGGATTGATTCTGGAAACGGGAAAGGAATACCTACTCCGCGCTGACTACGAAAAAACCAAGGAAGAAATCGAACGAGCTCTCGAACAGACGCGAAACGGACTTGATGAAATACGCGCTTTTCTTTTTAACTTGAACCCCACGGGCATCCAAGAGGGGTTTGGGTTTCCCTTGAAACGTTTAGCGTCGCAATTGATACAAATGTGGAAATGCACTCTCATCTTCACGCTCAACGGGAATCTGGACGAAGTGCCCGCCAGTGCACGGATCGCGTCTTTCAAAACACTGCACCAAGCGGTGATGAACGCCGCCCGACACGGAGCCACTGAAATCAAGGTGGGCATTGCGTACTCCCGAAAAACTTTAAAAGTTCGAGTCACTGATAACGGAGAAGGATTTGATGTGGCGCGGGAAAAGGCCGCTGCCAAAGAACGAGGTTCTTATGGACTCGTCAACATGGAAGACCGGGTCAAGATGCTGGGTGGAAAAATCTCCATCACCAGCGTCCTCAAAAAAGGCTCCAGTGTGTCCTTTTCCATTCCAATCCTTATGGCATAA
- a CDS encoding ABC transporter permease, which produces MRRWGRRVLSASGFIILLLLWHWGSGRPGWNHFLFPAPLLVLRRMMNLLNSGVLARHLFASLTRVFSGFGISVLVAFPMGIALGLVPIFSLLTRPLLNFARQIPPLAVVPLLILGLGIGEASRIAVVVMASFFPILLNAENGIRHVDRRLLEVGKTLSFSRWALFRHIAFPAFFPYFFVGIRLALSYSWRSLVGAEIVAASSGIGYMIREAETLSRSDTIICGVLVLGCVGAFSDFLLEIVSSRLFPWSRTSEQRVVG; this is translated from the coding sequence ATGCGTAGATGGGGTCGTCGCGTTCTTTCGGCGTCGGGGTTTATTATTCTTTTGCTTTTGTGGCACTGGGGTAGCGGTCGGCCTGGATGGAATCATTTTTTGTTTCCCGCGCCACTGTTGGTATTGCGCAGGATGATGAATCTTCTGAACAGCGGAGTTCTGGCGAGACATCTCTTTGCAAGCTTGACGCGTGTGTTTTCGGGGTTCGGCATCTCTGTGCTCGTGGCCTTTCCTATGGGCATCGCCTTGGGCTTGGTTCCCATTTTTTCCTTACTGACGCGTCCTCTTCTGAATTTTGCCCGTCAAATTCCGCCCCTAGCGGTAGTGCCGCTCCTGATCTTGGGACTGGGGATTGGAGAGGCGTCCAGAATCGCCGTCGTCGTCATGGCCAGTTTTTTCCCCATACTGCTCAACGCGGAAAACGGTATACGGCATGTGGATCGCCGACTTCTGGAGGTCGGCAAAACCCTGTCGTTTTCACGGTGGGCCCTGTTTCGGCATATAGCGTTTCCCGCCTTCTTTCCCTATTTTTTCGTGGGCATCCGCCTTGCCCTGTCCTACAGTTGGAGGTCTCTGGTGGGTGCGGAGATTGTGGCGGCGTCTTCCGGCATCGGCTACATGATCCGGGAGGCGGAAACCCTGTCGAGATCAGACACCATCATCTGCGGCGTCCTCGTATTGGGGTGTGTCGGCGCTTTTTCCGATTTTCTGTTGGAGATTGTTTCTTCTCGCCTCTTCCCGTGGAGCCGAACGAGCGAGCAACGGGTGGTAGGGTGA
- a CDS encoding sodium:alanine symporter family protein translates to MESAFFSFFDWLAGQLWGWPMLALIAVCGVVFTFGTGFFQIRHLPFIFRETLGKVLRHEELKGEGTITPFQAISAALAGTIGNGNIAGVATAIALGGPGAVFWMWVMAILGMMTKFVEVTLAVLYREQRPDGTFYGGPMYYIEKGLGPKWKPLSIFYGVMMILGALGTAVWVQPSTMAVALDTAFGIKPLYTVVASVVLTALVVFGGFKRIGRFAEKITPFLVIFYVIFSMGIILVNITHLPQVFVDIFRYAFNPHAAIGGFAGATVIQALQRGASRGTFSNEAGLGTAPMVHATAITDHPCNQGLYGAMEVFIDTMVMCTMTAIVILCAAPNLWHNGQTGVELTFSGFQSLYGGFGQGIVAITVTLAALTTMIGYYFEYKTSVVYVFGDKPSTIFLFNFIWLIPPFIVLEKSVDFVWTVVDVSTGIEGIPNMIALLLLSPVFFKTYKAWMKDRGL, encoded by the coding sequence ATGGAAAGCGCGTTTTTCAGTTTTTTCGATTGGCTGGCGGGACAGCTTTGGGGTTGGCCCATGCTGGCGCTCATCGCTGTGTGCGGGGTCGTCTTCACCTTCGGGACCGGGTTCTTTCAGATTCGGCACCTTCCTTTCATCTTCCGCGAGACTCTGGGCAAAGTCTTACGGCATGAGGAACTGAAGGGCGAAGGAACCATCACACCCTTCCAGGCCATATCCGCGGCTCTGGCCGGAACGATCGGCAATGGCAATATCGCCGGCGTCGCGACGGCAATCGCGCTGGGTGGCCCCGGAGCGGTCTTCTGGATGTGGGTGATGGCGATCCTCGGCATGATGACGAAGTTCGTCGAGGTCACTCTCGCCGTCCTCTACCGCGAACAGCGGCCCGACGGTACGTTTTACGGCGGCCCGATGTATTACATTGAAAAGGGCCTGGGACCGAAGTGGAAGCCCCTGTCAATTTTCTACGGCGTCATGATGATTCTGGGCGCGCTGGGCACAGCCGTGTGGGTCCAACCCTCCACCATGGCCGTCGCGCTCGACACGGCTTTCGGAATCAAGCCCCTCTACACCGTCGTCGCGTCGGTCGTCCTCACCGCGCTCGTCGTTTTCGGCGGGTTCAAGCGCATCGGACGTTTTGCGGAAAAGATCACCCCCTTCCTGGTCATCTTCTACGTCATCTTCTCAATGGGCATCATCCTCGTCAACATTACACATCTTCCTCAGGTTTTTGTCGATATTTTCCGGTACGCCTTCAATCCGCACGCGGCCATCGGCGGGTTCGCCGGCGCAACGGTCATCCAGGCGCTTCAGCGGGGCGCGTCGCGCGGAACCTTTTCCAACGAGGCCGGATTGGGAACCGCTCCCATGGTCCACGCCACGGCCATCACGGATCATCCCTGCAATCAGGGCCTTTACGGCGCTATGGAGGTTTTCATCGACACCATGGTGATGTGCACCATGACCGCCATCGTCATTCTCTGTGCCGCTCCCAACCTTTGGCACAACGGGCAGACGGGCGTCGAACTGACCTTCTCCGGTTTCCAGTCGCTCTATGGAGGCTTTGGCCAGGGCATCGTCGCGATCACTGTCACATTGGCGGCCTTGACCACGATGATCGGCTATTACTTCGAATACAAAACCTCGGTCGTCTATGTCTTCGGCGACAAGCCATCAACGATCTTCCTATTTAACTTCATCTGGCTGATTCCGCCGTTTATTGTTCTGGAGAAATCTGTGGATTTCGTCTGGACGGTCGTCGACGTCTCAACGGGCATTGAGGGCATTCCCAATATGATCGCCCTCCTTCTTCTAAGCCCTGTCTTCTTTAAAACCTATAAAGCGTGGATGAAAGACCGTGGCCTGTAG
- a CDS encoding MurR/RpiR family transcriptional regulator, with protein sequence MEEKLDVSEGLLLDRLKSKNKDFSPKQYILARFIAQNYADLAYSSITELSFATSVSEPSITRFARFLGYKGFPDLQTAIRAQIDRTKPGHSLIQDFSREESEGTQKIIDEIFSLESKSIEKTYRTLDLKVLEQATNFLVKAKKIVTTAAGLNYFLAEYAASYLSIIRKNVVALTRLDIPDFATFIDLSENDVILAFSFPRYPTRTNEILETLRSRNPNTKIIVISDSVLSPAATYADCLILTPQWTITFVDAYAAAMILIHTLMYSVFLKNGKDTAKRVQEYDKYVLDENLVGSKSASSPSPKR encoded by the coding sequence ATGGAGGAGAAGCTCGATGTCTCAGAGGGTTTATTGCTCGATCGTCTGAAATCGAAAAACAAGGATTTTAGTCCGAAGCAGTACATTCTCGCCCGCTTCATCGCGCAAAACTACGCGGATTTGGCTTACTCCAGCATCACGGAACTCTCCTTCGCCACCAGCGTGAGCGAACCGAGCATTACCCGTTTCGCTCGATTCTTGGGATACAAGGGATTCCCCGACCTTCAAACCGCGATACGTGCCCAGATCGACCGGACAAAACCTGGACACAGCCTCATTCAGGACTTCAGTAGAGAAGAGTCCGAGGGAACGCAAAAGATCATCGACGAAATTTTTTCTCTCGAGAGCAAAAGCATCGAAAAAACTTATCGCACTCTTGATCTCAAGGTGCTGGAGCAAGCGACAAATTTCCTCGTCAAAGCAAAAAAAATCGTCACGACGGCGGCCGGACTCAATTATTTTCTCGCCGAGTACGCGGCTTCTTACCTGAGCATCATCCGCAAGAACGTTGTCGCTCTGACTCGCCTTGACATTCCCGATTTCGCCACATTCATCGATCTCTCGGAAAACGACGTCATTTTGGCGTTCAGTTTTCCGCGATATCCGACAAGAACGAACGAAATCCTGGAGACCTTGCGAAGTCGAAACCCAAATACAAAAATCATTGTGATCTCAGACAGTGTTCTTTCTCCCGCGGCTACCTACGCGGATTGTCTGATTCTGACGCCCCAGTGGACCATCACCTTTGTGGACGCCTATGCGGCCGCGATGATACTGATCCACACACTGATGTACTCTGTCTTTTTAAAAAACGGCAAAGACACGGCCAAGAGGGTTCAGGAATACGATAAATACGTCCTCGACGAAAATTTGGTGGGATCTAAGTCCGCGTCATCTCCGTCTCCAAAGCGATAG
- the alr gene encoding alanine racemase, producing MACSELSPYAGLERLRPTRLEIDAASLRVNYRNIQKYVGPGCQIIGIIKGDGYSLGLLTIARILREVGCGMFGVATPEEALALRRDGFREDILVMSAAPRAAAEPLVRNGVICACGDLDYALAMKNAAERVGQPARVHVKIDSGMGRTGFLPNEAVANAPVLRDMELSVEGAFTHFATSEEPNPAYTLWQFERFMTAVEKIRAAGVELPLLHTCNSAAIIHYPQMRLGAVRPGNLFYGLPSGERSRPFPLMPSIAVKTALSAVRVLPPNSGIGYGLRYMTRGVQKIGVLPMGFYDGFARFQHNPEVLVGGKRVPVVGAICMDQTMIDLTRVPDARVDDEVVVIGRQGTEEITVQEIARRIDSVLTQALSLFTHRVPRVVLPD from the coding sequence GTGGCCTGTAGTGAACTGTCTCCCTATGCCGGTTTGGAGAGACTGCGCCCGACCCGTCTGGAGATCGACGCCGCAAGCCTGCGGGTAAATTACCGAAACATCCAAAAGTACGTCGGTCCCGGTTGCCAGATCATCGGAATCATCAAGGGCGACGGGTATTCTCTGGGCCTGCTCACGATCGCGCGGATTCTGCGGGAAGTGGGCTGCGGCATGTTCGGCGTTGCGACGCCGGAGGAGGCTTTGGCGCTGCGACGGGATGGGTTCCGAGAGGACATTCTGGTCATGAGCGCCGCGCCACGCGCCGCGGCGGAACCACTTGTCCGTAACGGTGTCATTTGCGCCTGCGGGGACTTGGACTACGCCCTGGCTATGAAGAACGCCGCGGAGCGCGTTGGACAACCCGCCCGCGTTCACGTCAAAATCGACAGCGGCATGGGGCGGACGGGATTCCTACCCAACGAAGCCGTCGCGAACGCGCCGGTTTTGCGTGACATGGAGTTGAGTGTCGAGGGAGCTTTTACGCATTTCGCCACATCGGAGGAACCTAACCCGGCCTATACGCTTTGGCAGTTCGAGCGATTTATGACGGCAGTGGAAAAAATACGCGCGGCGGGCGTCGAATTGCCCCTTCTGCACACCTGCAACAGCGCGGCTATCATCCATTACCCGCAAATGCGCCTCGGCGCAGTTCGGCCTGGAAATCTCTTTTACGGACTGCCCAGCGGGGAAAGGAGCCGTCCCTTCCCGCTAATGCCGTCGATTGCCGTCAAAACGGCGTTAAGCGCTGTGCGTGTGCTCCCGCCCAACAGCGGCATCGGCTATGGGTTGCGCTACATGACGCGAGGCGTTCAGAAAATTGGCGTGCTTCCGATGGGCTTTTATGATGGCTTCGCGCGTTTTCAGCACAACCCGGAGGTGCTTGTCGGCGGCAAACGCGTCCCCGTCGTGGGAGCGATCTGTATGGATCAGACGATGATCGATTTGACGCGGGTCCCAGATGCGCGGGTTGATGATGAAGTCGTCGTGATCGGTCGGCAGGGAACAGAGGAGATTACGGTACAGGAGATTGCGAGACGCATCGACAGCGTTCTTACACAGGCATTAAGTCTCTTTACCCACCGCGTTCCCCGCGTCGTGCTGCCGGATTAG
- a CDS encoding ABC transporter ATP-binding protein encodes MVRVENLTKIYETENGPVTALRNVSLSLSAGSFVALLGKSGCGKTTLLRLIASLEKPSEGEVFCSVPRRHMGYVFQEARLMPWLSVADNIRFAELGGVFSGGNVDPILRTLGLSEFSKAFPNELSGGMAQRVALGRTLFRKPHLILMDEPFGALDWFTRKALQSDLLRLWQEGGKTILFVTHDIDEALLLADHVVVLREGEVTDRFQVESPHPRKSAELYSLRERILLSIEKI; translated from the coding sequence ATGGTTCGCGTCGAAAACTTGACGAAAATTTACGAAACGGAGAATGGACCCGTAACGGCTTTACGGAACGTTTCCCTAAGCCTGTCAGCGGGTTCTTTCGTCGCGCTCCTGGGTAAAAGCGGATGTGGGAAGACAACCCTTCTGCGCCTGATCGCCAGCCTGGAAAAACCCTCCGAAGGCGAGGTGTTCTGCTCCGTCCCTCGGCGTCACATGGGGTACGTTTTTCAGGAAGCGCGCCTGATGCCGTGGCTTTCCGTCGCCGACAACATCCGTTTCGCTGAACTTGGCGGAGTTTTTAGCGGCGGTAACGTGGACCCAATTTTACGGACTCTGGGGTTGTCCGAATTCTCCAAGGCATTTCCCAACGAGCTTTCCGGAGGTATGGCACAGCGCGTTGCTCTGGGAAGAACACTTTTCCGCAAACCTCATTTGATTCTCATGGACGAGCCCTTTGGAGCCTTGGATTGGTTCACGCGAAAAGCGCTGCAGAGCGACCTGTTGCGGCTGTGGCAGGAAGGAGGAAAGACTATTTTATTCGTCACCCACGACATCGACGAGGCGTTGCTGCTAGCCGATCATGTCGTCGTCCTGCGCGAAGGGGAGGTGACCGACCGCTTCCAGGTCGAGAGCCCTCACCCAAGGAAATCCGCGGAGCTGTACTCTCTCCGTGAACGAATTTTACTTTCCATCGAAAAAATTTAA
- a CDS encoding glutamine synthetase beta-grasp domain-containing protein, with amino-acid sequence MDTVNMGNEMLIEKYSKDGPFDFLNLMALDLHGNLRSVSIPKGYVTKKIFEKGIGFDASNYGYAKVTDSDMIIVPDEKTTFIEKRGNFRILHVLGDVLTSNGDLFDQYPRNVVQRSLDFLRERKIADNMQALVELEFYIFDSVKYGCDVTGSFYSVASAEGLGHEFDTAPRFDHHGGYHRLPPDDRYMDFRNQVVYLMEQIGIPVKYHHHEVGASQLEIELNFMDIRKAADGVSLAKWIIRCVADRMGLKATFMPKPLYKMAGSGMHVHQFLEKDGTSLFIGDELYGLSQKALSYIAGLLTHSLTGSLLAFCNPSTNSYRRLIAGYEAPISATFAKASRNAAIRIPGYLGKQEVRMEYRTGDASANIYYMLAAMLLAGCDGILQNLDPVKLGFNNTESDENRRFPLNLNAVMDGLEKDHQYLDPVFPQKLLNRWTTVKRSEADYVYNAPVPQEYELYF; translated from the coding sequence ATGGACACGGTCAACATGGGAAACGAAATGCTTATCGAGAAGTATTCCAAAGACGGACCCTTTGATTTTTTGAACCTGATGGCCCTGGATTTGCACGGGAATCTGCGCAGCGTATCGATACCGAAAGGATACGTGACGAAGAAAATTTTTGAAAAGGGCATTGGTTTCGACGCGTCCAACTATGGCTATGCCAAGGTCACGGACTCCGATATGATTATTGTACCTGACGAAAAAACCACTTTTATCGAAAAACGGGGCAATTTTCGGATCCTTCACGTGTTGGGGGATGTGCTGACTTCCAACGGCGACCTTTTCGACCAGTATCCCCGCAACGTTGTCCAGCGTTCCCTGGATTTTTTGCGCGAGCGGAAAATCGCCGATAACATGCAAGCCTTGGTAGAATTAGAATTTTATATTTTTGATTCAGTGAAGTATGGGTGCGATGTAACGGGATCCTTTTATTCCGTAGCCTCCGCCGAAGGACTGGGACACGAATTCGACACCGCTCCTCGTTTTGACCACCACGGAGGATATCATCGCCTCCCGCCAGATGATCGTTACATGGATTTTCGCAATCAGGTCGTGTATTTAATGGAACAAATCGGTATTCCGGTCAAGTACCACCATCACGAGGTGGGGGCTTCACAACTGGAAATCGAGTTGAATTTCATGGACATTCGAAAAGCGGCGGATGGCGTCAGTCTGGCCAAGTGGATCATCCGTTGCGTAGCTGATCGAATGGGATTGAAAGCCACATTTATGCCTAAACCCCTTTACAAAATGGCCGGAAGCGGTATGCACGTTCATCAATTTCTTGAAAAAGACGGAACCTCCCTTTTTATCGGGGACGAACTCTACGGCCTTTCCCAAAAAGCCCTTTCCTATATTGCTGGGCTGTTGACCCACAGCCTGACAGGAAGTCTCCTCGCTTTCTGTAATCCCAGCACCAACAGCTATCGGCGGTTGATAGCGGGTTATGAGGCGCCTATAAGCGCCACTTTCGCCAAAGCGTCCAGGAACGCGGCCATTCGTATCCCGGGCTACCTCGGCAAACAGGAAGTTCGCATGGAGTATCGCACAGGTGACGCCTCGGCGAATATTTATTATATGCTCGCGGCCATGCTCCTCGCGGGATGCGACGGGATATTGCAGAACCTCGACCCTGTGAAACTGGGCTTCAACAATACTGAAAGCGACGAGAACAGAAGATTTCCTCTCAATCTGAATGCTGTTATGGACGGGTTGGAGAAAGACCATCAATACCTCGATCCGGTTTTCCCACAAAAATTGTTGAACCGCTGGACCACCGTCAAAAGGTCCGAGGCCGATTACGTGTATAATGCTCCTGTACCGCAAGAGTACGAACTTTATTTCTAA
- a CDS encoding NrtA/SsuA/CpmA family ABC transporter substrate-binding protein yields the protein MKKWVVGFLAFVLALTVFSALPARAGEKTMTITYVKSPLNIPSIIEKHLGLLEAEFGSLGYTVSHPEITSGAQQTQAMAAGSVQVANCIGGTSLLLAASQGLDIKIAGIYSRAPKTYSLLVKDPAIKTIADLKGKKVAGPKGTVLHQLLLAGLKKAEVSPLDVEHIEMPIPTATAALMSDSIDGALAAGPAALKAIEGGARVLFDGEGLIEATILIGVSAKALEEVPDLPKRMLDIHRKALAYAADNPEEAAKIVSEETEIEIEQVKEMAKLYDFDPDIRERDIEDLKSTMQFLIDAELAVKYVDPVSLIAR from the coding sequence ATGAAAAAATGGGTTGTGGGCTTTTTGGCGTTTGTTTTGGCATTGACGGTATTCTCCGCGCTTCCGGCGCGGGCGGGGGAAAAAACCATGACCATCACCTACGTAAAGTCTCCTTTGAACATTCCCTCTATCATTGAAAAACATCTGGGACTTCTGGAGGCGGAGTTTGGTTCCTTGGGCTACACGGTTTCCCATCCTGAAATAACATCCGGCGCTCAACAGACTCAGGCGATGGCGGCGGGATCGGTTCAGGTAGCCAACTGCATCGGGGGGACGTCTCTTCTGTTGGCTGCCTCTCAAGGACTGGACATCAAGATCGCGGGGATCTATTCGAGAGCGCCTAAAACGTACTCTCTTTTGGTTAAGGACCCCGCTATAAAAACCATCGCCGATCTGAAGGGGAAGAAGGTCGCCGGCCCCAAGGGAACGGTGCTGCATCAACTGCTGCTGGCGGGACTAAAGAAAGCGGAAGTGTCGCCTTTGGACGTGGAGCATATCGAAATGCCGATTCCCACGGCCACGGCCGCGCTGATGAGTGACTCCATCGACGGAGCCCTAGCGGCCGGACCGGCGGCGCTGAAAGCGATCGAGGGCGGCGCTCGGGTGCTCTTTGACGGCGAAGGGCTGATCGAGGCGACGATTCTGATCGGCGTCAGTGCGAAAGCCCTAGAAGAAGTGCCTGACCTTCCCAAGAGGATGCTGGACATTCATCGCAAGGCCCTGGCTTATGCCGCGGATAACCCGGAGGAAGCGGCGAAGATCGTCAGCGAGGAGACGGAGATAGAGATTGAGCAGGTCAAAGAGATGGCCAAGCTCTACGACTTCGACCCCGACATCCGAGAGCGGGACATCGAGGATCTGAAGAGCACCATGCAGTTCCTCATCGACGCGGAACTCGCCGTGAAGTATGTAGACCCCGTCTCGTTGATCGCGCGCTGA